One Candidatus Nitrotoga arctica genomic window, AAAACAAGCATACCGACATGGCCTGCTCCTGCTCCAACCCGTTCCTGACCGTTTCCCCGATCACCCCGCTGAGGCGGTTCCAGGATACCGTAGGCGATGCCGAAGTGCCTGCCGGAATCTTCAGAGCCTTTACCGCGCTGACCGGTGATCAACGGTTTGCCGACTACTTCAAGTTTGTGGGCACCAACCCTGCCGGCAATCCGGCGGATCGGGATTCCGAAGTTTATGGTCAACGGGTTCTCAACGCCGGCTCCGCCACCCGCGGGATGGTTTTTGCTGAGATCCGGGAAAAAGCCAAGCGAGGCGTTCCGACCATCTTCATGGCCAGAACCTATCCGAGAATCAGCGGCTGGGAACAAACGGCTGAAGGCGGCGGCTTGCCTTGGTACACCAAGAGCGGTCGGTTGGAATTTTACATGGATGACCCGCGGTTGATTGATGGCGGCGAGAATCTCACCGTCTATCGCACCCCGATTGATTCAAGCCACTACGAGCCGAATGTCATCGTCGGTAACAGCCGCGCGTTTGCATTGATGGAAACCCCCGAGATGCGTGGTCTGGAAAGAATGGGCAACAGCCTTAAAATTGCCGAAAACCGGCAAGGGCGGAACGTCATCCTGACGACCAAAGAACTGATGGCGACCACCCATCCGCTGCGGCCGCACGGCTATGAGTTCTGCTTCAATTCGCCCAAGTACCGGCACGGCGCTCACACCACCCCGATTGATACGGACTTGATGACCCTGTGGTGGGGACCGTTTGGCGACATCTACCGTCATGACAAGCGTCAACCGTCCGTGGGTGAAGGATTCGTGGACGTTAACCCGCTCGACGCCAAGCGCTTCGGTATCGATGAAGGCGACTATATCTGGGTGGATGCGGATCCCGGCGACCGTCCTTACAAAGGCTGGAAAGAAGGTACACCGGAATACGCCCTGGCCCGGTTCATGGTCAGATGCAGATACTTCCCCGGTATGTCGCAAGGCTCCATGCGGATGTATTACAACGCCTATGCCGCCACGTATGGCAGTATGGAAGGTGCGCGGACCCGGGCGGATGGATTGGCGAAGAGCCCAAGGACCAACTATCAAGCCATGTTCCGCTCCGGAAACCATCAAAGCTGCACCCGCGCGTGGATCAACCCGACCAATACCACGGATACCGTGGCCAACAAGAAGGTCTTTGGACAGGAAATTATTATCGGGATGCAGAATGACGTCCACTGCGCCAATGGTTCTCCCAAGGAATCGTATGTGAAGATCGAGCTGGCTGAAAAAGGCGGCGTCAACGGGGGTGTTTGGCATATTGCCGCTAAAGGCTACCGGCCGACCTATGAGAGCCTTCAAATGAAGACTTATCTCCAGGGCGGGTTTACAAGCAGATAATTACGCCTCCAGGGCGGTTTTATCAGCAGATAATGACGGGTGTGCAGCCGCCGCCCTGAAGCAGGGCGGCGTTCTTGAAATTGTGAAATAATTTTGTAAATGGAGATCTACAATGGCAAAAGTTAGAAATTGGCAACTGGGCAGGGAAATGGATTACCCCTACGAAGAAAACAGGCCAGGTCGGCAAGTATCCATGTTATTCGACTTGAATAAATGTATCGCCTGTCAGTCTTGTACCATGGCGTGCAAAACGACCTGGACGGCTGGTAAAGGCCAGGAAACGATATTCTGGAATAACGTGGAATCGAAGCCTTATGGATTCTATCCGCTTGCTTGGGATGTGAAGGTTTTGGCCCTCCTGGGAGAACAGGCGCAACCCTGGTCAGGCAACAAATACAACGGCACGACGATCTTTGAAGACCTGGGCATGAATCAACGGATCAAGGGTTATCTGCCCGATGAAATGGACTATGCGCATCCGAACCTTGGGGAAGATGAGTGCCTTAAAATCCTGGATGGTGAAGGGGATTATATCAAGGGTCCGACGCATAAGAACTGGGGTTTCTTCTTCCCGCGGATATGTAACCACTGTACCTTCCCCGGTTGTTTGGCAGCGTGCCCGAGAAAGGCGATCTACAAGCGGCAAGAAGATGGGATCGTTTTGATTGATGCGTCCCGCTGCAGAGGATACAGAGAATGCGTTGCAGCTTGTCCTTACAAAAAGTCGTTCTACAATGACACCACACGGACCGGTGAAAAGTGCATATCGTGCTATCCGAAAGTAGAGGCTGGGTTGATGACGCAATGCGTTACTCAATGCATCGGAAAGATCCGTCTCTTTGGTTTCAAGTCAGCCGATTACGATAAGATCACCAGCAAGCAAGTCCGGGAAAACAACCCGATCGATTTCCTGGTGCACGTGAGGAAGATTGCACTGCCGATCTATCCCCAGTTCGGTACCGAGCCAAACAACATGTACTTGCCGCCTGTCCATGTTAACCCTGATTTCCTGGCCCAAGTATTTGGCCCCGGCGTTGAGAACTCCATCAAGCAATACCGGAATGCTGGCAAGGACAAGGAGCTTCTAGCCGCGTTGTTACTCTTTGGAACGACCGAACGGATCTGCGACACGTTCAAGCTTGAGGGTAATGAGACGGTTGGTTATGATCCACAAGGAAAAGAGATTATCCGGGTTCCCTTGACTGAACCTGTTTATATCAGGCAGGTCAAGAACTTGAAGACCGGCGCATTTCTTACCAATAACTCATAAGGGGCGGATGATGAAAAAACTATTAATAGCCGCGTCACTTCTGATGATCCCGGTTGCGACTCCTGCTTTTGGGAGTGATGCTGCGCACGGGCCAGCGCACGATTTGGCGATTCCAATTATTGCGGTTGATAATCCTGGCCAGTATGGGGGCCACGCGTTTCATGGTTCCTTCAAAAGGCTCCCACCCGTTCGTCTGGATGGGGGGGAAACGTATAATGAGGGCGTCATCAAGTCCAAAGCAGTCAAGGGAGAAATCCCGATGGACCCGTTGAACCGGACCTGGCATCAGGAAGATCCAGTCAGGGAAACCTCTTATAATCAGTACAATCAGAGCTGGGAGCACGCCCCGGCCACGATCTGGAGTGATGCTTCGGCCACTGAAGTTCCCATGGGGCCGCAGAACCTGGTGATGCCGGGTTTGGTCGTGGCTTCCGTGCCGCTGGTGAAGATCAAGTCTATCCATAATGACAAGGATATTGCCTTCTTGTTAACGTGGTATGACTCAACCAAGTCTGAAACAGAAGTAATGGAAGACAAGTTCTCTGATGCGATCGCCATTATGTTCCCGGTGAATGCGGGATCGGAGCCCTCCTTCATGATGGGTGACGAAGAGAATCCTGTTCACATTGTTTACTGGAAGGCCGCCTGGGAAAGAGATATCGAGTTTGGATATCAAGACGTCAGAGATGCTTACCCCAATTACAACTATGATATGTATCCGGAAGTGATCCCGGCAATTGGTCAAACAATTGATACCCCTATCAGACGTTATAATGAAGGTCAAAGGCAATATTTGGCGGCCTTTAAGCTCAGAAATCTCAGCAGAGTTGACCCTGAGAGGTTAACACCGGTGGAAGAGCTTAATGCTGTTGGCTTCGGAACATTGACGCGGCAGGCCACCAATAATGCAACCGGCAATGGCGTCAGACGGTTTGGCTACTGGTCGGTTGTCATCAAACGTCCTTTAAACTCCGGTGATGTTCAGGACTCCGTGCTTAAGCCTGGATCCAAGACCATGATGGCGATCGCTGCCTGGGATGGCAAAAATCACAATAATGGCGCTGGCGGCAACAGGGGGCCACGCAAGAACTATTCAAACGGAGGCTGGATACCGCTTGAAATTGAATAGTCGTAATTGATTGACATGAGGGGGGCGGCGTTAAAACGCCGCCCCACTTTTTATTTAAGGGGATAGAATGTTAACGACGAAATCGGAAACAGAGTTGGCCCTCGCGAGGGCAGATGTTTACAGGTTTTTATCAATGGCCTTTGTCTATCCAGACAAAGATAGACTCGCCACGTTGCACGAACTTGCCTCCGATATGGATAGTTCAATCAGCCTGCTTCCTTATGATATGAAGGAAGAGTACCAGGCCTTTACCAGTCTGATCGAGACCGTCGACGTGACCGCGCTCCAGCCGGATTTTACCGAGATGTTTTTAACCCGTATGTTTTGCCCGTCGAGTGAAACCACCTATGGGAAAAACAGTTTCAACCAGCCGAATATTCTGGGCGACATCAGTGGCTTCTATAAAGCCTTTGGCTTTGTCATGAAAGACGATGCCGGGGTTTCATTTGATCAGATAACCGTCGAGCTTGAGTTCATGAGCTTTCTGGAATTAAAGATCGCCTATGCCCTGGATCAGGCGATGGAAGAGAATATCGATATCTGCCTGTCGGCGGAAAGAAGGTTCCTTGAGCAGCATATCGGGAAATGGACGGGCGTGTTCGGTGAAAATCTGGCGGCGAGAGCGAATGAAGCCTATTACCGAAACCTGGGCCTGTTGTTATCAAAATTCATGGGGTCGGAACTTAAATTCTTTGGCATTGAAGTGGACAGCAGAATAAAAGAATTGCCCAAATCGGATTATGAGGGGCCGGTGGATTGTCCTCAACAGACCGGCACCGAAATGGATGAACCTTTGCCTCTTCATTAGAGGAGTGTTATTCGTGTCATTTAAATTGTGTATAGTAGTAGGGTGCTCAGTTGTATGTCGTGCTTATGTCATTTTGTAGATCTTTTTTTGAAAAAAATGTATCGTACTGTCCGATCGCTGAATTAAGGAGTTATTCATGGACAATGGCAATGTGATGGGAAGGCGCAAATTCTTTAGCAGATTTTTTCCTGCTCTTACAGAAACGATCGTTGAAAAAACTAAAGACGAGACAAAAATATCGACCAATTCGAGCGTTATCAGACAAACGCCTACCCTCGATAAGATCGAAGTGGCGGAG contains:
- a CDS encoding 4Fe-4S dicluster domain-containing protein is translated as MAKVRNWQLGREMDYPYEENRPGRQVSMLFDLNKCIACQSCTMACKTTWTAGKGQETIFWNNVESKPYGFYPLAWDVKVLALLGEQAQPWSGNKYNGTTIFEDLGMNQRIKGYLPDEMDYAHPNLGEDECLKILDGEGDYIKGPTHKNWGFFFPRICNHCTFPGCLAACPRKAIYKRQEDGIVLIDASRCRGYRECVAACPYKKSFYNDTTRTGEKCISCYPKVEAGLMTQCVTQCIGKIRLFGFKSADYDKITSKQVRENNPIDFLVHVRKIALPIYPQFGTEPNNMYLPPVHVNPDFLAQVFGPGVENSIKQYRNAGKDKELLAALLLFGTTERICDTFKLEGNETVGYDPQGKEIIRVPLTEPVYIRQVKNLKTGAFLTNNS
- a CDS encoding ethylbenzene dehydrogenase-related protein, whose protein sequence is MMKKLLIAASLLMIPVATPAFGSDAAHGPAHDLAIPIIAVDNPGQYGGHAFHGSFKRLPPVRLDGGETYNEGVIKSKAVKGEIPMDPLNRTWHQEDPVRETSYNQYNQSWEHAPATIWSDASATEVPMGPQNLVMPGLVVASVPLVKIKSIHNDKDIAFLLTWYDSTKSETEVMEDKFSDAIAIMFPVNAGSEPSFMMGDEENPVHIVYWKAAWERDIEFGYQDVRDAYPNYNYDMYPEVIPAIGQTIDTPIRRYNEGQRQYLAAFKLRNLSRVDPERLTPVEELNAVGFGTLTRQATNNATGNGVRRFGYWSVVIKRPLNSGDVQDSVLKPGSKTMMAIAAWDGKNHNNGAGGNRGPRKNYSNGGWIPLEIE
- a CDS encoding TorD/DmsD family molecular chaperone; translation: MLTTKSETELALARADVYRFLSMAFVYPDKDRLATLHELASDMDSSISLLPYDMKEEYQAFTSLIETVDVTALQPDFTEMFLTRMFCPSSETTYGKNSFNQPNILGDISGFYKAFGFVMKDDAGVSFDQITVELEFMSFLELKIAYALDQAMEENIDICLSAERRFLEQHIGKWTGVFGENLAARANEAYYRNLGLLLSKFMGSELKFFGIEVDSRIKELPKSDYEGPVDCPQQTGTEMDEPLPLH